A window from Schistosoma haematobium chromosome 3, whole genome shotgun sequence encodes these proteins:
- the UBL4A gene encoding Ubiquitin-like protein 4A, with amino-acid sequence MQLTVKPLTRAEKVVQVDDDAYVSDLLAAVKCAFDIDPEYQRLVFKGCPLLDKDKPLLNYEIRDGDRLTLLTKSAPQRSDFESLLRKYLAEKLPEVNPDFVVPKFLQALSARLNSMSLSDIENLASVWPPSG; translated from the exons ATGCAACTAACGGTAAAGCCTCTTACGCGTGCCGAGAAAGTAGTCCAG GTGGATGATGATGCATACGTTTCAGATCTATTGGCTGCAGTGAAGTGTGCCTTTGATATTGATCCTGAGTATCAGCGCTTAGTCTTTAAAGGATGTCCTTTATTAG ACAAAGACAAGCCTCTactaaattatgaaatcagggATGGAGACAGACTTACCTTACTAACAAAAAGTGCACCACAACGAAGTGACTTTGAGTCTCTTTTGCGCAAGTATTTGGCTGAGAAACTTCCTGAAGTTAATCCGGATTTTGTGGTCCCGAAATTTCTTCAG GCATTGTCTGCCAGATTAAATTCCATGAGTCTCAGTGACATCGAAAATTTGGCAAGTGTGTGGCCTCCATCTGGATAA